Sequence from the Fusobacterium sp. FSA-380-WT-3A genome:
TCATCAGTTATATTAAATTCTTTAACTTGGTCAGTTATTCTTATACTTTGATATATTTTATTTAATTGACTATAATTCATATTATTAACATAAGGAATATTTGATACTGTTGTTACTTTCACAGAATTATCATTAATTTTTTCTATATTATGAAGAAGTGAAGTTGTATCAATAGTTGTTTCTTTTAATCCTTCCTCATTTCCTTTCATAGTTTCATCTAATGAAGTACCTCCAAAACTAATGGTTTCTCCCTCTCCTACTCCATTAAGAGCAAGTAAAAGTTTTCCTCCCTCTGATGAAATAGTTCCTGTATTTCCAGAAAGAGCATGAGAGTTTCCATTTGTACTATCTATTCTTAGTATTAAATTTCCATCAGAAGAAATTTTTATACTATCTGTACCTGTTACTTTTGAGTTTTCAAAGAAAGTTACATTAGTATCTATATCCATGTTTTCAAAACTATCTATATTACCAAAAATAATTATATTATCATCATTAGATTTTGTAGTGGAATTATTAAATGTTAAAGTATCTACTCCATCTCCACCTAATAAATCTCCATTAATTTGAGTTTTATCATCTAAAGTTAAATTATCATTTCCATTACCTAAATCAGTATTTCCGTTGATTATTGTGCCATTAGTTAAAGTTAAATTATCAATATTATTACTTCCTTTGATAGTAGCACTTGTTTCATCTATTCCACCATTGATAATAGAATTGTCTAAAGTTAAACTTCCTCCATTTTCATTAAAAACAATAGCAGAAGTATATCCATTTACAATAGAGTTTGTAAGAGTTTTTTCTCCATTTACTTTTAAAGTATTAGTAATTCCATTATAAATCATATCTGTTTTATTATCTTCTAAAACTATACTTTCACTTTCAGTAGCTGTCCAATTATTTTGATTTTTATTTTGTTCATCAGTAAGAATAGCATTTATAATAGTTTTATCTTCTGATTTTATTCCTGTATTTCCTACTCCTTGAATTTTATAATTATTATTTATCTTATTCCAACTAAACATCATTCCATTATTAATATAGCTATTACTTATAAAATTGCTAGAATCTCCAATCAATAATCCATTATTTGTTGCATTAGCATTGGCTCCATGAATTGTATACCTATCAGAAAAAACTACTCCATTATTTATTAAATTTTCCATTTCTTGTCCAGAAATACCATAAATATTAAGTTTTGATTTATCTTCTCTTTCATCTCTAGCTTCAATTATTCCATCATTTTTTAATTGAGTTTTATTTTTAATAGGAGTCATGTATATTCCAGCAGATATCATTTTGGTTCCTGCAGATATCATTTTGGTTCCTAATGAATAGATTTTACCATTATTGATTAAACTTTTTAATTCTCCTGAATTATATATTCCAATAGCTTGTTCTCCAAATACATCTATTAATCCATTATTTTCTAATTTATTTATTTTAGCTATTGAATCATAATTTTTTGTATTGCTAATTCCGTAAGTTCTGATCACTCCAGAACCTTTTATTATTCCATTATTTATTATTTCATTTATATTGTTATCTTCATAATTTTCAAAATTTCCATTAAAAATAATTTGAGTTTCTTTTTCTGAAGTTCCATAAAGATTACCATTATTTATAATACTTCCTTCAATATTTCCTCCTTCATTATTAATTATAGTAATATATCCTTTACTTTCTCCAATTACATTACCATTATTTATAACATTATTATAATTTCCAGCATAATTATTAATAGCAAAAATATTTCCATTAGCTTTTATATTTATTTCTCCATTATTTATTAAAGTTTTTAAAAGACTTTTCTTATTATTTATACCCCAAGCATTTTCATTACCAGAATTATCTATTATAATTTTTCCTTCATTAATTAAATTATTAATAGTTCCACCATAATAATTAGCTATTCCTATTGCTCTATCATCAGAATTTACAGTTATATTTTTATTATTTATTAAATTATCAATTTTTTCCTCATTATTTATAATTCCAAAAGCTAAACCAGAAGATGTTTGAACATATATTTCATTGTTATTTATTAAATTTTCCATTGTACCAAAATTCTCTATTCCTATTGTTTGAGTATCAGCTATTATTTTTATAACTCCATTATTTTCTAAATTTGTAACAGTTCCAACATACATTCCCCATGCAGAATTATTTGTAACATTTGCTTCTATTAATCCATTATTTATTAAATTATCTATTTTTGACTTATAATAAATATTTATTAATTCTATATATTTTTCTCCAGAAAATTTAATATTTCCATTATTGATAAAAGTTTTAAGAGAAAAATTATCTACTCCTTTTATACTTACAAAATCTAATTCACTATTATTGGTATAAACACCATTTTCAAA
This genomic interval carries:
- a CDS encoding autotransporter outer membrane beta-barrel domain-containing protein: MVKDIEKNLKRWLKRKVKITIGVIVAFLVGNSLSFADTLYIRDGANGIEFSVDNQNWGENPYSKNSFENGVYTNNSELDFVSIKGVDNFSLKTFINNGNIKFSGEKYIELINIYYKSKIDNLINNGLIEANVTNNSAWGMYVGTVTNLENNGVIKIIADTQTIGIENFGTMENLINNNEIYVQTSSGLAFGIINNEEKIDNLINNKNITVNSDDRAIGIANYYGGTINNLINEGKIIIDNSGNENAWGINNKKSLLKTLINNGEINIKANGNIFAINNYAGNYNNVINNGNVIGESKGYITIINNEGGNIEGSIINNGNLYGTSEKETQIIFNGNFENYEDNNINEIINNGIIKGSGVIRTYGISNTKNYDSIAKINKLENNGLIDVFGEQAIGIYNSGELKSLINNGKIYSLGTKMISAGTKMISAGIYMTPIKNKTQLKNDGIIEARDEREDKSKLNIYGISGQEMENLINNGVVFSDRYTIHGANANATNNGLLIGDSSNFISNSYINNGMMFSWNKINNNYKIQGVGNTGIKSEDKTIINAILTDEQNKNQNNWTATESESIVLEDNKTDMIYNGITNTLKVNGEKTLTNSIVNGYTSAIVFNENGGSLTLDNSIINGGIDETSATIKGSNNIDNLTLTNGTIINGNTDLGNGNDNLTLDDKTQINGDLLGGDGVDTLTFNNSTTKSNDDNIIIFGNIDSFENMDIDTNVTFFENSKVTGTDSIKISSDGNLILRIDSTNGNSHALSGNTGTISSEGGKLLLALNGVGEGETISFGGTSLDETMKGNEEGLKETTIDTTSLLHNIEKINDNSVKVTTVSNIPYVNNMNYSQLNKIYQSIRITDQVKEFNITDDKTLTEFTKYLNDIYAGTPYSYSTEISRKTLTMFDEIAISKDLNPDLKSWAIYGGLTHTDGGTKDTYYGKGYYTYDVGSIDIDADTKIYGGYAKAEYGKSENFTTGLIFGGNNSEVSLSNGSKLEGDSFYFGVYGKQKFGNLKLTAGIGVQHGDYKADRKANGYSGITTTREFSENYHDRGFNIYLDGRYSYALGNNFFLEPRMTVDYNRIQQDEVSEKGVLGIEVDSKIFETSSGTVGLDIKKVIPTETFNHELTLGVSYNTFFSGDKEEYLTGRFVGGSNFDMLVGEKADRFSLNGSYEIATEKGLSFDVRGNYAFEHENSKDEWTVGMGIGYKF